A region of Solea solea chromosome 7, fSolSol10.1, whole genome shotgun sequence DNA encodes the following proteins:
- the tyr gene encoding tyrosinase, producing MRSLCVSLFLLQLVGTSFCQFPRPCANSEGLRTKECCPVWDGDGSACGALSGRGFCTEVLVSDEPDGPQYPHRGIDDRERWPLAFFNRTCRCAGNYGGFNCGECRFGYWGSNCAEYRESVRRNIMTMSTAEQQKVISFLNLAKNTISRDYVITTATRAEMGENGENPMFSDINTYDLFVWMHYYVSRDTFLGGPGNVWREIDFAHESSAFLPWHRVFLLHWENEIRKLTGDFNFTIPYWDWRDAQSCQVCTDALMGGRSPVNPNLISPGSVFSSWKVICTQPEEYNNREALCNATGEGPLLRNPGNHDQNRIPRLPTTADVEFTVGLAEYETETMDRFTNMSFRNVLEGFASPETGMAMSGQSTMHNALHVFMNGSMSSVQGSANDPIFLLHHAFIDSIFERWLRTHQPVRTSYPRANAPIGHNDGYYMVPFMPLYRNGDYFLSNKALGYEYAYLLDPGQRFMQEVLTPYLEQAQQIWQWLLGAGILGALVASVMAALIVVIRRKWKRNQRRKRTSSYGERQPLLQSSSEEGSASYQTTL from the exons ATGAGGAGCCTGTGTGTATCTCTATTCCTGCTGCAGCTCGTTGGGACTTCTTTTTGTCAATTCCCCCGTCCGTGTGCAAACTCAGAGGGACTCCGGACTAAAGAGTGCTGCCCTGTGTGGGATGGTGACGGCTCGGCCTGTGGTGCCTTGTCAGGCCGTGGTTTCTGCACTGAGGTGTTGGTCTCCGATGAGCCCGATGGGCCCCAGTATCCACACAGAGGGATCGATGACAGAGAACGTTGGCCTTTAGCTTTCTTTAACCGCACATGTCGTTGTGCTGGAAACTACGGAGGTTTTAACTGTGGAGAATGCAGATTTGGTTACTGGGGCTCAAACTGTGCAGAGTACAGGGAATCAGTGCGCAGGAACATCATGACCATGTCGACCGCTGAACAACAGAAGGTTATCTCTTTTCTGAACCTGGCTAAAAACACGATTAGTCGTGACTATGTCATCACCACAGCAACAAGAGCTGAGATGGGCGAAAATGGTGAGAACCCCATGTTCTCTGATATCAACACCTATGACCTGTTCGTCTGGATGCACTACTATGTGTCCCGTGATACCTTCTTGGGAGGTCCAGGCAACGTATGGAGAGAAATTGACTTTGCCCATGAGTCTTCAGCCTTTCTACCATGGCACAGAGTCTTCCTGCTTCACTGGGAAAATGAGATAAGGAAGCTGACGGGAGATTTTAACTTCACCATTCCATACTGGGACTGGAGAGATGCCCAGTCCTGTCAGGTGTGCACTGATGCTCTCATGGGGGGACGCAGCCCCGTTAATCCCAACCTCATCAGCCCTGGTTCTGTATTTTCCTCATGGAAG gtaATCTGCACTCAGCCAGAGGAGTACAACAATCGAGAAGCATTGTGTAATGCTACTGGGGAGGGTCCACTGTTGCGTAACCCTGGCAACCACGATCAAAACCGCATCCCCAGACTCCCCACAACAGCTGATGTGGAATTCACAGTGGGCCTAGCTGAGTACGAGACTGAGACCATGGACCGATTCACCAACATGAGCTTCAGAAACGTCCTAGAAG GTTTTGCCAGTCCAGAGACAGGTATGGCAATGTCAGGCCAGAGCACCATGCACAACGCCTTGCACGTCTTCATGAACGGCTCCATGTCCTCAGTGCAGGGTTCAGCCAACGACCCCATCTTTCTGCTGCACCATGCTTTCATCGATAG TATCTTTGAGCGATGGCTCAGGACCCACCAGCCTGTCAGGACCAGCTACCCACGTGCAAATGCCCCCATTGGCCACAATGATGGCTACTACATGGTGCCCTTTATGCCCCTCTATAGAAACGGGGACTATTTCCTGTCCAACAAGGCTCTAGGATATGAGTATGCCTACCTGCTAGACCCTG GCCAGAGGTTCATGCAGGAGGTTCTGACGCCTTACCTTGAGCAGGCGCAGCAGATCTGGCAGTGGCTGCTGGGAGCTGGGATCCTTGGGGCTCTGGTCGCTTCAGTCATGGCTGCGTTAATTGTCGTCATAAGGAGGAAGTGGAAGCGGaaccagaggaggaagaggacatcGAGCTATGGAGAGAGACAGccactgctgcagagcagctcgGAGGAAGGCTCGGCCTCGTACCAGActacactgtaa